The Zavarzinella sp. sequence GTTCTGAGCGGGCAAGCTCAAAAGTTGCCCCCTGCGGCTTCAGTTGAAATGCCCAAACGCCACTATTGCCGGACCCGCCACGAAATTCTGACAGGAAAAAGTGATTTTCATACTTTGAATCCAAACCAATGCCAGGGTAATAGGTCAGACCGGATGGACCGCTGGTAAAGTTTTTCCGTGGTGGCAGCAAATAGGCTGGGTGGTCAGCTTGATTGGGAACCCAAAGTTTCTCATAATTCCATGGCCCACGATTCCCCTGTTTGACGGTACTGTCGTGCATGCCACTACCGTATTGGTAGCCAATTCTCCAGCCAGAATCCCCACCTTGAACCAAGTCAATCAGTCGTGCCTGGTCACCAGAATCGGAATTGTTGTCGACTGTGATCAGGTTGCCGTAATTATCGAACGCTAATTCCTGAGGATTTCTTAATCCAGTGGCATAAATTTCCAGATCACTGCCATCCAGATTGCACCGCAGCACGGCACCGGAATCGGGATTAAACAGCCGTTTACCTTCTTTTGAAGTGACATTCAGTCCCCGATCACCCACGGTAAAGTACAGTTTTTTATCTGGACCAATTCGCAATCCGTGTAAATCGTGCCCAATGAACGCGGTATGAACGCCATATCCACTGGAAAGTGATTTGCGTGCTGTCCGATAACCTGTGTTTTTCGGATCTTCTAACAGCCAAAGATCGGGAATACATGTGAAGTAAACATTGCCTTTTCGAGCGAGCACGCCAGCCCCCAACCCATCAGCAGCTTTGCCGTATTCATCATCAAATACTGTAGAGCGATCTGCAGTACCATCACCATTCGTGTCCTGCAGCAAGCGGACCCTTTCTTTTTCGCTCTCATAAATCTTTAAGAAATTTTTCCCAGCATCTTTCTGATAAATTTTCACTCGATCTTCCACCGTTCTGGCAGCCAGTTCATCATCCAGCCAGTTCATATGGCTGCGATTATCGGTGGTGCCACGGGAGTGCCGAAAAGTCTCTGCAACGTAGCACCGACCGTGTTCATCAAAAGCAATTGCAACTGGGTGGGTGACCATTGGTTCTGCCGCCCAGACGGAAACGCTCAAACTTTCGTATGATTTTTTAAATCTTGCGATATTTTTCTGGGCTTCGTCAGATGCCTTGGCTAATTTGGGCTGATAGCCCGATTTTGGTGGCTCGGGATTGGCAAAAACGATGCACGCCATCCCCACCAGAAATGCTAACGGGAGAAGTTTCACTGTTCGTTTCAAAGAAGACTCCTGAACAAGTTTCGGCCAGTTATCTTACCAGATTTGTTAGTTCTGCGATAGTTTCTGAATGCAGTTGAACTGGTGGCTTTCTGAAAACTTGAAAGAGGCACTTTTTAATCGTTCAGCGAGAAAACAGGCTTTTGCTGTCCAGGTGAATAGTATCGTCGTATTGACGGGGAGAATTATCACAATTAAATTGGTAGTGCGGCGATATATTGGAACCAGATGACCTTCCTCAGGAAAGAGAGTGCGACCCATGGCAGAAGATTCCGGAATGGAGATGAACTTCCTGGAAAAAATTGGTGCAAAATTTACTGCATTCGGAGATGGGTTTGCAAGACTACTGACTCGAGTTTTTCGAACAAGTAATGAGCGATATGTGCGGAATCTGGGCTTTCTGGAAAGTAAAGATCCCAATCAGCCCCACTCGATTACCCCGAATTCCAAGTTAGCAATCATTAACGCATTGGAACCGCAGATGGCCGCACTTTCCGATGAGGAACTGAAAGGCTTAACAGTTAAGTTTCGAGAAAGATTAAAAAACGGTGAGAGCATTGAGGCGATTTTGCCTGAAGCGTTTGCCGCAACTCGGGAATCCGCCAAGCGCACCAAGAATATGCGCCACTACGATGTGCAGATTATTGGTGGGATTGTCCTTCATGAGGGGAATATTGCCGAAATGGTGACTGGTGAAGGGAAAACCCTGGTCGCCACGCTGCCTGCCTACCTGAACTGCCTCACAGAACAGGGTGTGCACGTCATCACTGTGAACGATTACCTGGCACGTCGTGACTGCGAGTGGATGTTACCGATTTTCCAGGCGCTGGGAGTTAGCGCAGGTTTTATCCAATCAGACATGGGTCCGATGGATCGTCGAAAAGCCTACGAGTGCGACATTACTTACGGCACCAGCAGCGAATTCGGCTTCGATTATCTCCGCGACAATATGAAAATGGCGGCGTGGAATGATGAGCGATTTCATCCCTATCACCGTCAGGTGCAACGCAAACTGCACTATGCCATCATCGACGAAGTGGACAACATTCTGATTGATGAAGCCAGAACACCTTTGATTATTTCTGGTGGTGCCAATTCTGACTTGCGGTTGTATGAAAAAGCCGATTCGATTGCCCGAACGCTGACCGATCTGGAAAACAAGGCACGTGCTGAACTGGCTGCCGCTGGAACACCAATCGACGCCCCACTGAAACCGGGTGAAAAAAGGGAGTTGGGCGTTTATTTTGAAGTGAAAGAAAAGGAACGCACGGTAAACCTTACAGATAAAGGGGTGCGGGAAGCGGAACGACTGGCTGGTGTGGAGAGTTTTTACACCCCAGGGAATATGGAATGGCCTCACTTGCTGGATAATGCGCTGAAGGCACACCACCTGTATCGCGTGGATCGTGATTACATGGTGATGGTGCATGAAAATGAGAAAAAAATCATTATTATCGACCAATCCACTGGCCGGGCAATGTATGGTCGCCAATGGTCTGATGGTTTGCACCAGGCAGTAGAAGCCAAGCACAAGCGCGACGGCGTAAAAATTAAGGAAGAAACGCAAACACTGGCCACCGTAACCCTGCAGAACTTTTTCCGACTTTACGACAAATTGTGCGGGATGACCGGAACCGCCATGACCGAGGCAAATGAGTTCTGGAAAATTTATAAGCTGGATGTGATTGCGATTCCCACCAATCGTGTGATGCAGCGGATTAATCATCCTGATATGGTCTATCGCACCGATGAAGAGAAGTGGAATGCTATTCTGAGTGAAATCAAAGAAGTGCATGCTACTGGTCGACCCATTCTGGTGGGCACCACTGATGTGGCAAAATCGGAAAAACTAGCCGCCATGCTCCGTAAAGTGGGGATTAAATACGAACTGCTGAATGCCAAGCCGGAATATGTGGCACGCGAATCGGAAATTGTCGCCCAAGCTGGGCGAAAAGGTGCAGTAACAATTGCGACCAATATGGCTGGTCGTGGTACTGACATTATCCTTGGTGGGAATCCAGAATACATGGCCTGGGCCCAATTGCGGCACCAGTATCCAAGTCGGCTGGAAGTCCCAGAGGATGTCTGGAAGCAGACCGTTGACGCGATTGAAGCACGGGAAAAGACCAAGATTTCCGGTCGTGAAATCATTGAAATGGGTGGCCTGCACATTGTCGGCACCGAGCGTCATGAAAGCCGCCGGATTGATAACCAGCTACGTGGTAGAGCAGGTCGTCAGGGAGACCCTGGTTCTTCCCGATTTTATCTTTCACTTCGCGATGACTTAATGCGGATGTATGCCGGGGAGTGGGTGGCAAACGTTCTGACCCGTCTTGGAATGAAAGAGGGTGAGGCAATTGAAAGCCGTATGGTTACCAAGCGGATTCAGGCTGCCCAGAAGAAAATTGAAGAATATCACTTCGAATCTCGAAAAAATCTGCTGGAATACGATGAGGTAATGGATGCCCAGCGGAAGCGGATCTATGGCGAACGCCAGCAGATTCTTCATGGTGCCAACCCACGATTGAAGATCGATCGAATGATTCAGCAGCAGTTGGATGCGGCAATCGACAACTATCTGGATGAAAATTATGCAGGTGAATCATTCCGAGCATTTGCTTCATCTCGCTTAAATCTGGAGTTTCATGAAGGTGACTTCGCTGGATTGAGCTTTGAAGATGCGAAGCATGCTGCAATCGAACGTGCATCCAACAATTTGCAATTGTTTTTAACCGAAGCGATGGAAGAGAATCTGTCGCTTTCTGATGATCCCAGTGATTGGAAGTGGCAGGAATTCACTCGTCTGATCAATTCCCGATTTCAGCAGAACCTGCAGGAAAGGGACCTTAAGAAAATTGAGCGCGACGACTTGCAGGTGATGCTGCTGGAGAAAGGTAACCGGTATCTGGAAACGATCGATTTATCGGGTGGGGCTCAGTTCTACGACGAAACATGGGGCTCTTTCAGTCTGATGCAGTGGGCACAGAACAAGTTCCACATGGAAATTCCGTTAACT is a genomic window containing:
- the secA gene encoding preprotein translocase subunit SecA, with the translated sequence MAEDSGMEMNFLEKIGAKFTAFGDGFARLLTRVFRTSNERYVRNLGFLESKDPNQPHSITPNSKLAIINALEPQMAALSDEELKGLTVKFRERLKNGESIEAILPEAFAATRESAKRTKNMRHYDVQIIGGIVLHEGNIAEMVTGEGKTLVATLPAYLNCLTEQGVHVITVNDYLARRDCEWMLPIFQALGVSAGFIQSDMGPMDRRKAYECDITYGTSSEFGFDYLRDNMKMAAWNDERFHPYHRQVQRKLHYAIIDEVDNILIDEARTPLIISGGANSDLRLYEKADSIARTLTDLENKARAELAAAGTPIDAPLKPGEKRELGVYFEVKEKERTVNLTDKGVREAERLAGVESFYTPGNMEWPHLLDNALKAHHLYRVDRDYMVMVHENEKKIIIIDQSTGRAMYGRQWSDGLHQAVEAKHKRDGVKIKEETQTLATVTLQNFFRLYDKLCGMTGTAMTEANEFWKIYKLDVIAIPTNRVMQRINHPDMVYRTDEEKWNAILSEIKEVHATGRPILVGTTDVAKSEKLAAMLRKVGIKYELLNAKPEYVARESEIVAQAGRKGAVTIATNMAGRGTDIILGGNPEYMAWAQLRHQYPSRLEVPEDVWKQTVDAIEAREKTKISGREIIEMGGLHIVGTERHESRRIDNQLRGRAGRQGDPGSSRFYLSLRDDLMRMYAGEWVANVLTRLGMKEGEAIESRMVTKRIQAAQKKIEEYHFESRKNLLEYDEVMDAQRKRIYGERQQILHGANPRLKIDRMIQQQLDAAIDNYLDENYAGESFRAFASSRLNLEFHEGDFAGLSFEDAKHAAIERASNNLQLFLTEAMEENLSLSDDPSDWKWQEFTRLINSRFQQNLQERDLKKIERDDLQVMLLEKGNRYLETIDLSGGAQFYDETWGSFSLMQWAQNKFHMEIPLTACQGTDSEVKQQLLKLIGEHSIERDIVYPVSVGMSNFMAESGSGERYNRAGLHQWALQRFPKSQSKFDENTFSSESRGALKNLLLEASKAEYPTVPQWDVLEQIEEIVENEKKLTSEHVSKVQQWMKDNWDLQLPEERFDDLKTVHDLQNAVYNLFDEHFRHEIHHMERHLLLELMDSAWKQHLQTMEHLKSGIGLWGYAQVDPKIKYKQEGMREFDVMWEGLNDRVTDMIFRIEETTEEAPPVAQQNMITKHESAGSYADELMQRVDDQQQTNSAQTSRPEPIRNSNQKVGRNDPCPCGSGKKYKNCHMKQSPKS